One genomic segment of Schistosoma haematobium chromosome 6, whole genome shotgun sequence includes these proteins:
- a CDS encoding hypothetical protein (EggNog:ENOG410W44A~COG:O~BUSCO:EOG091G0V3C): MSEGNKMLHPEFAVRPLMYTGLGDVIGSTVWSSEQASSLAAIPGSKVADSTNFPHPVTESLAKFGKAAEKANRMRVLASAQGLHAPLRLSMEQRIMQRIQPRLPGLYSYHPLASQLNGSLDEIDVADFINPAEDSESVGMPQLMIEHKLGLL, from the exons ATGTCAGAAGGAAACAAAATGCTGCATCCTGAATTCGCTGTTCGTCCATTAATGTACACTGG TTTGGGTGATGTAATTGGTTCTACTGTATGGTCAAGTGAACAAGCATCATCATTGGCTGCAATTCCAGGATCTAAAGTGGCAGATTCAACTAACTTTCCACATCCGGTAACTGAATCTCTTGCAAAATTTGGTAAAGCAGCTGAAAAAGCTAATAGAATGAGAGTTTTAGCTTCTGCTCAAGGTTTACATGCACCATTACGTTTATCTATGGAACAACGTATAATGCAACGTATTCAACCTCGTCTACCTGGTTTATATTCTTATCATCCTTTGGCTAGTCAGCTAAATGGAAGTTTAGATGAGATTGATGTAGCTGACTTTATTAATC cTGCGGAAGATTCTGAATCTGTTGGAATGCCCCAATTAATGATAGAGCATAAACTTGGTCTTTTGTAA